The genomic window CTTGCGTTCGGTCTGGGCTCGGATCTCGACGTGGGACGCGTGAGCGGTGACACGGAACGCCTCTTCGTACGAGGCCAGGGCCCCGCTCATCGCTCCGCCCGCGAGGCCCCGCCGACGAATGCGCGCCGCCAGCCGGACGAAGAGGCCCAGGACCGCGGCGAGGCCGCCCATCGAGATCAGGAACGGTAAGAACGCATCCATGACAACGAGCCTACTGACCGACTCGCGGCTCCGAGGTTCGCTCGCCGTACGCCAGTGGCGTTCCCCGCTGTGATCAGCGCCCGTCCCACGACGGGGAAAAACCGGGTGGCCAGAGATCGTGCGAGCGGCAGACTGACACCATGACCTCTGCCGCATCGGACGCCAAGGCCGACCTCCGCTTCTATCTGAAGTCCGCCCGCGACGCCCTGCTGTGGAAGCTCGAAGGGCTCTCGGAGTACGACGCCCGCCGACCGCTGACGCCGACCGGCACCAACCTCCTGGGTCTGGTGAAGCACGTGGCCGGCGTCGAACTGGGCTATCTCGGGGACACCTTCGGGCGGCCGTCGGGCGATTCCCTGCCCTGGCTCGAGAGTGACGCCGAGCCCAACGCGGACATGTGGGCCACCGCCGACGAGTCGCGCGAGTACGTCGTGGGACTCTACCGCCGGGCGTGGGCGCACGCCGACGCGACGCTCGACGCGCTGGCACTGGACACGGTCGGCAGGGTGCCGTGGTGGCCGGCCGGCAGGGACGAGGTGACGTTGCATCATGCCGTCACCCGTGTGATCGCCGACACCCACCGCCATGCCGGCCACGCCGACATCCTGCGCGAACTCATCGACGGCGCGGTCGGGATGAACGAGGGCAACACCAGCGTGCCGTCGAGTGACCCGGCGTGGTGGGAGGACTATCGCGACCGCCTGGAGCGCGCGGCCAAGGAGGCCGACCGGAAGGCGTGACTCCGGGCCGGCCCGACGAACTCACCGCCCCCTACAGGGATCGCCGCCCTAATTTGGTCCGGATACCGTCCGGGCACCGGCCGAATTCCGCCCGAATACCGTCCGAATACGCGTTGCCCATCCCCACCCGCTCCCCTTACCATTTCCCCATGACTGCCGGGTCGGCCTTGAGCCGTGAGCGGATGGGTCGCCCGGCCTCCGAGTGAGGCCGGGGCGGGCCAGGGGTCCGCCTATTGAGTTCCGCGCGCCGAACACCGTTCCTCTCGTGTTCCTTTCATCCTCCTTGCGCGCGCGTCGAATTTCTCACCACAGTGCAATCCCACGCATGCTGTCGCGCCGAGCTGCGCCGATGCGGGATTCCTTCCACTCCTCTGAATCCACCGCGCATTCCATCGGCAACGCGCTGCGGCGATCACCCCTGCCCGAATTCCGCGACAGAGCACAGAGCACTGTCCCCTGTCGCCATCCACAGAAAGCAGAGAATGCCCAACCCCTTCAACCAGCAAGTCATCGAAGAGTTCCGCGCCAACCACGGCAATGTCGGCGGCTATTTCGAGGGCGCTCGTCTGATCCTCCTGACCACCACCGGCGCCCGTACCGGCACCCGGCACACCACTCCCCTCGGCTACCTCCCGGACGGTGACGGCACGATCCTGGTCATCGCGTCGGCCGGTGGATCGCCGAAGCACCCCGACTGGTACCGGAACATCACGGCCGACCCCCGGGTCACCGTGGAGAGCGGGGCGTTCACCTACGAAGCCGAGGCCGTCGTACTGGACGGTGAGGAGCGGGACCGGGCCTTCGCGCGGGCGGTCGAGTCCGAACCGGGGTGGGCCGAGTACCAGGCGAAGACGGACCGTACGATCCCGGTCGTCGCCCTGCGCGAGGTCCCCGTGGCCGGTCCGCCGAACATCAACGCCGGTTCCATGGGCGAAGCCATCAAGGTCGTCCATGACGCGTTCCGCCGCGAACTCGCCCTGATCAAGAAGGAGTTGATCGCGAGCAACGGCAAGGCCGGCCTCGGCGCCCAGCTCCGCGTCAACTGCCTCACCTTCTGCCAGGGCCTCCACAACCACCACACCGGCGAGGACGTCGGCCTGTTCCCCTTCCTCGCCGACCGCCACCCCGAGCTGACCCCGGCCCTCACCCGCCTCCACGAGGAGCACGAGCGGATCGCCGCCCTCGCCGAGGAACTGCGCCGGGTGGTGACGACCGACAACGCCGACCCCGTCGCCGTACTCCCGGAGGTGGAACGGCTCATCGCCGAGCTCGAAGCCCATCTCACCTACGAGGAGGAGCAGTTGATCCCGACGCTGGACGCTGTGACTGTGCCGACGAAGTCCTGAGCGGTGAGGTGATCAGCAGCCGGTGAGCGGCGTACGAGCCCCTCGGGGGGGGGAGATCGGACTCGTGTGTTCCGCCGCTCACCGGCACCCGATCACCGTAGCCACGGGCCCGATCGCAAAGGTGCCGGTGCGGTCATGACTCCGCCGTCTTCCGGTAACACGGCCGCCGTCCCACCCGCACGCCCCCACTCCCCGCGCACCACCCGCACGCCTCACCCGCAGGCGCCACCCGCACCCACCCCCTCACGCATCACCACGGCAACGCTCGCGCGTGCACCACGTCCAACCGCGACACCGCCCGCGTGAGCACGACGTACAGCCGGTGCAGCCCCCGCCCCTCCGCCGCCACGATCGCGGCCGGCTCGACGACCACGACATGGTCGTACTCCAGCCCCTTGGCCTCGCCCGCCCCCAACACGGCGACCCGCGCCCCGAGTTCGCCGGGACCAGCCGTCGCGACCCCGGCCTCGCCGAGCGCCTTCCGCAGCCGTGCGACATCCGGCCCATCGGCCGCGATGACCCCGATGGACCCTTCCCCGGTGAGCGCGTCACGCACGGCGGCGACGGTCTCGACGGCGACGCCCTCGCCACCTGCCTGCACCCCGTCCACCCTCCTGATCCTCAACTCCCCGTCCCTCCGCAGGGACCGGGCGGCCGGCACGTCCACCCCCAGACGCCCCAGCAACCCGTTGGCCAGTCCTACGACGGCCTGCGGCACCCGGAAACCGGTCGTCAGAGGTACGACATGGGCGTCCGGCTTGCCTAGGTGGGCGAGGAGCCGAGGCCAGTCGGAGGCGGCCCAGGGGGTCGTCCCCTGGGCCAGGTCGCCCAGTACGGTCACCGAACCGAAGGCCGACCGGCGGCCGATCACCCGGCACTCCATCGGGGAGAGATCCTGGGCCTCGTCGACGACGACATGGCCGTAGCCGTCGGGGTGTTCGAGGAGCCCCGCGACCTCGTCGAGGAGGACGAGATCGGCGGCCGACCAGCGGGCCGACCGCCATGTACGCGGGGGCTTCGCCCAGCTGAGCGCCTTCTGCTCGGCGGCGTCGAGCAGCCCCTCCGCCGCGGCGGCGAGCGCTTCGGGATCCCCGAGCAGCCGCGCCACCACCTCCTCCGGCCGGACCCGCGGCCATACGGCGTCGACGTACGCGCCGACCGGCCGCGACCGGGAGAGCCGGTACAGCCACGCGTTCGGGGGCGGCCCGGCCCGCCGCTCCACCTGCGTCTGCACAAGCCGGACGACCCGCGCCCGGACCCGCTCCCGCCCGATGTCGTACGGCGGCTCCTCCGCCCGTACGTCCGCCACGATCCGCCGCAGCTCCTCACCGGACACCCGCCAGCGGTACGAACCGTCCGGTACGACAAGGGAGTCGGCGTACTCGGCGGTGACGCCGGCGTACAGGGCGCGGCGGAGCACCTCCGCCATCCGGGCGTCGTGCTTGACGACCGCGGCCCGCTCGTCGTCCTGAGCCGTGACCGGGTGCCGGGCGATCTCCTCCGTGACCGTCGACTGCCGTACGCCCGTCTCGCCGAGCGCCGGCAGGACCTCCGAGATGTACGAGAGGAAGGCGCGGTTCGGGCCGAGGATCAGCAGGCCGCCGCGGCGGATGCGCTGGGGGTGCGTGTAGAGGAGGTACGCGGCGCGGTGCAGGCCGACGGCCGTCTTGCCGGTGCCGGGGGCGCCCTGGACACAGACGGACGTGGTGAGATCCGCGCGCACCAGGTCGTCCTGCTCCGGCTGGATGGTGGCGGCGATGTCCCGCATGGGGCCGAGGCGGGGACGCTCGATCTCGGCGGTGAGGAGGCTGCCGGGTGGGGCGGAGCCCTGGTCACGCGGGGCTCCATGACCGAGGCGCTCGTCCTCCAGACCTGTGAGGTCGGCCGAGTCGCCACGACTCCCCGGCGCCCACCCGAAGCGCCGCCGGACGGCGACACCCCGGGGATCACGGGGGCTCGCCTGGTAGAAGGCGCGGGACACCGGGGCCCGCCAGTCCACGACGAGGGGAGGCGCGGCCGGGTGCTCACTGATCCGCAGCCGACCGATGTGATAGCTCTGCCCGGCGTGATCGGCGTCCGCGTGATCGGCATCCGTGTGGCCGGCGTCCGCGTCGCCGTCACCCGTCCGGTGAGCGGCGAAGTCGAGCCGCCCGAAGAACAGCGGCCCCTCCGGCAGTTCACGCATCTCCTTGGCGTGGCTGCGAAGCCGGTACCCGAGCACCTCCGCGTCGGCCCCCGACGCGGAGACGTCCTCACCGACGACGACCTGCTCCCCCGCTCCCTCGACCATGGCGGCGAGGGCGGCTCGGCAGGTGTCGTGGTACGTGCGTTCGTCGGCGAGGGCGGAGTGCAGGAGGTCCGGGTCGAGGGGGTCCTGGTCAAGGAGGGCAGGGTCGAGGAGGGCAGGGTCGAGGAGGGCAGGGTCACGCTCGGGAGACGTCATTCCGCCGAGCGTACCGAAATAACGTAACCGAGTTAAATTTCTTACCGAGACTCACGGGGAGGCGTGCGGCCTCCTTTTCGGCCCGCCGCCCCGAGCGGCAGCGCCTCCTCCAGCCGCCCGAACACCCGCTCAGCAGCGGCGACGGCATCCCGCTCGACCTCCTCCAGCGCGTCCCCCCGCTCCACCCGCCGCCAGTTCTCCTCCGCCAGCACCCGCCGTACGGCCACGATCTGCCCGGCGGCGACCCGCGCGTCGAGCCCTCCCCCGAGCACCTCGGCGAGCGCCTCCTCGGCCCGCTCCAGATGGCCGTACAGCCGAGCGACCAGCGACGGAGTCCCGTAGACCAGCCGATGGAACGCGAGCACGTCCGGATGGTCGTTCAGCCCGGTCACCGGATCCCGCCGGGCCAGCCCCGCCAGAAAATGCGCCCGCACCGCCCCCACCACCGACTCCCCCTCGGCGCGCCCCGCGACCACCCGCGCCGTCTCGTCCTCGTGATCGGCGATCCGGTAGAGCACGAGGTCCTCCTTCGCCGGGAAGTACCGGAAGAGCGTCGGCTTCGAGATCTCGGCCGCCGCGGCGACTTCGGCCACGGACACCGCGTCGAACCCCTTCTCGACGAACAACCGAACGGCGATCTCCGACACCGTCTCGTACATCCGCCGCTTCTTACGCTCCCGCAGGCCGCTCTCGCTCATGGGGCGAGCGTACGCACGTCGGGTCCCGGCCTCAGACTCCCGTGCCACGGGGCCAGGCCGGCCGCACAGCCAGCTGCCAGAGGTCGTCGAAGTGCTTGTTCCAGGTCGCCACGGCGGCCTTGGCGTCGTCGGTGTCTTCCCTCGACCAGACGTTCAGGTCGGTGAGGTAGCCCTTGGGGTCGTAGTACTCCGGGTCCGATCCGTAGCCCATGGTGCGGGCGGCCACGTCGTACAGGCCGTGCAGAACCAGCTCCCTGTTGAAAATGCAGATCTTGTCCCGCGGTATGCCCGGATAGAAGCGGTACTCGCACTCGGCCGTCACCCGCCCCACGACACTCAGCCGGTGGGCGATCGCCGACAGCCTCTGGTCGTACTCCTGGCACTTGAGTTCCAGGCGCTTGCGGAACTCCTCGTCGTCGACCGGTACGCCTTGCGGACCCACCCGGGAAGGGACGGTCATGGGCTGTTGGAAGTCGGGGACCAAGAACCGGACCAGGACGTGCCGCGTCGGGCCGGGGTCCTCCAGCAGGCCTTCCAACCGGTGGTAGAGCTCGTTGTAGAGCGTCTCCCCCGTGTAGCCGAGGAAGCTGATCTCCACCGTCCTGGCGTGGAACGCCTCCGTCACGAAGCCGCCCAGTTCGCGCGACTTCACCTGGGCACGCATGGGCGCCCGGAGGGAGACGGCGAGATCCTTCACCGTGTCGTACAGCACGTAGCCCACCAGGCCGAGCAGGGCGCCGCCGAGGAACACCTTGCCCTGCAGCGCTTCGCCCACGGGTTTCACGAACTGGGCGGCGAGTCCTGTGAGGAAGATGCCGAGCAACAACAGACGAGTGGCCACGGGCTCGTAGCGCGTCTGGAACCGTTTGAGGCGCTCACCGACACCGCCATCGGGCGGCCTTCTCCCACCACCGGACATCCGACTCCTCCCCCGTGCCGCAGCGCCCGGCTGTGGGTCAGCCGTCCGCAGCCCTGCCCGTCCTACCGGTTCCATCGTCGAGGCGGGGCAGCGCCTGGGCAAGATACGGGTTGGTCGGCTTGACCCCGAGCCCGAGCGACGCGGTCGCCGAGGCCAGGGTCATGGCATACGTGTCCACCGCCCGACGGACGTTGGGGGCGTCCAGGCTGTCGCCCGTGACCAGCCGGTCCAGGTCCACGTAGGCGGAGCGGACGGTCTCGATCCACCGGTACACGCGCCAGTCGTCGCGCCACCCCTTGGTGCAGTCCTCCGGCAGCGTCCGGGACCATCGGGTGAACAACCGGTCCCGGATCTCCGGGAGCGTAGGAGTCAGGTGTATGTGGCGGACCAGGTCGTAGAGCGGGTCGCCCACCATCGCCATCTCCCAGTCGATGAGGGTCAGCCCCGTACCGCCGTTTCGGCGCACCAGGTTCCAGGGGTTGAGGTCGCCGTGCAGCAGAACAGAGCGACGCGGGGTCACCATGTGCCGGTCGAGAAGCTCGCCGAGCCGACGGATGTTTCCGGGCAGCCCCAGCTCCCTCGCGAGCGCGAGCGTCTCCTTGGGAAGCTCGTCGACCATACGAAGCAGTTCGTCGCGCAGCCCCTGCCAGAAGTCATGGCCCAGCGTGTCCGAGCCCAACTCCTCACAGTCGACCTGGGTCAACTCGCAGAGCTGGTCGACGAGATCGTCCGCCTCGTGCGGCAGCAGGCCCTCCTCCGGATGGTCCGGATGCCGGATCTCGCCTTCCGGGCCCTCGTACGTGTGGATGGTGAACCGATCACTCAGGCTCGAGTGGCTGTCCCCCAAGGCCAACACCCTCGGGGCCTGCACCTTCACTCCGGACTTCTCGATCGCGATCAGGACGGCGTGCTCGTTCAGGAACCGCCGTTCCCGGGGGTTGGCCGAACCCACCTTCCGTCGCACCATGACCGGGAAGGGGATGCCCCGGACCTGCACAGCCGTACTGAGGTGGGCGGTCCCCTTGAACACGTGGTCCGCCGAGGCGGCGCCCTCCGAGAACAGCGCGTCCCTGACGGCCCACGCGGGGAATTTCGGATGCAGGGGAACCCGCTTGTCGGCCCGCCAGGGGATGGACTGCACTCTCCTGTCCCCGATGTGCTGCTTGCCGTTGGACACATACCAACTCACGAGAATCCGTTCGATGGCTCTCAGGTCCGGCACGTTCTTGAGCCGCAGGGGCTCCTCGGCCACCAGCAGAGCCCGATGCACGGCTTGGGTCGCGGCATCGAAGTCCCGTTGATCGAGGTGCCCGCCGAGCGAGGTCACCGCGCGCATCACATCGGGGTAGACGGACTGGGCCTGCTCGAAAGCGACGTAGTGCCTCAGATCCCGCTCGACACCGTTGACCGCCTTGCTGCGCCGCTGCTCCATGGCCTCACGCCACGCGTCCATCACCTCGACCCACTGCTCCCGGGGGTACGCCATCCGCACGAGATGTGTGGCGAGGTCGTGCACCGGGTCACCATAGGTCGCCAGTTCCCAGTCGACGCAGATCAGCGGGGGGTCACCGTGGTAGGAGAAGATCACGTTGTCGCGGTGCAGATCCGTGTGGAGCAGGCTGAAGGGACGGCTGACCATCGCCGGCACCCGCTCCGCGAACCGCACCATCGCGTCCTCCGGAATGCCCAGCGAGGCGAACAACCCGCCGAACCTGCGCCAGTTGGGTTGCCTGATCTGTTCCTCTGTCGCGAGCGCCAGAGTCCGGAGAAAGGCCCGGCTGTCCCGGTTGGTCCGGGGCCAGGACTGCGGCAGCGGCGGCAGGTCCTTTCGCTTCACCTGGGTCATGTCCGCCAACAGGCCGGCGAGGGCGGAGATCAGATGCGGTTCCAACGGCTTGCCACTGCGGCAAATGGTGGACAGCGGCACGCCCTGCACATAGCTCAGGACAGTCATGTCCCCGTGCCTCACCAGGCATTGCGGAACATGAGGCAGCACACCGCGGATCGCCCTGAGGATCTCCGCCTCGTCCTGCCAGGTCCTGATCACGACGGGCAGCGCGTGGCGGATCCGGCGCCGGACGGTGACCCGGTCGTGGCCGGCCAGAGCCGGAAGTCTGGAGGCGATCTCCTCCGACGGCCGCACGACGTAGTTCAGGTTGTGGTGGCCGCGGCTGGACTCCCCCTCGGTCCTCGCGTACGCCACGAGGCCGCTGAACGCGTCGTCCGGCTCCGACCTCGGAGCGGAAGGCCCGGGCACTGGCGAACGGCCCAAAGGTCACTCCTGAAAGGTTGTGCATCGCGGATGTGCATGCGCCGCGAGATGAGTGGGCACACTGTAGTGCTCCGAAGTCAGGCAGCTTGACCAAGTCGGGAAATCAACGCCGGAGTGTGACACCCACCACCAGCGGTCTCGCTGTGCGCGTCCGCCCCCTCAGAGGCGAATTCCAGGATGCCTGGGCAAGCCGTTCCCAGCGCGTTCGAAGGCGCCGCGCGACCGGCGCGCGCTCAGGACGTCCCGGCGAGCCGGTGCCACCATTCGTCGAACCAGGCCTGCCAGCTCTCTATGAACACCGACCCGGTCGAGTTCGGGTCACCGTCGTCGTTGACGTGACGGGTCAGCGTCGAGCCCAGGCCGAGGACGTCCCACGCGTCGATGTCCGTGTCGTCGTCCAGGAGAATCGACCGCCGCACCAGTTCGTACGGACCGAGCAGTGCCTCGGTGTTCCGCAGCAGGTACAGCTTGAAGGCCGGCGCCAGCGGGATCTCCTGGATGTCCACCCGCACGGACGGCACCAGACCCTCGGTCTCCAGGTCCCGCAGGGCCGCGTGCAACGAGGCCGTGTGCCGCTCGGTGATGGTGCGCAGCCGCTTCTGGAGCACCCGATTCAGCTCGGTGACGTCCCTGAGGTCGTCGCTCTCCACCTTCGCCTGCGGATACGGCAACTGGACCGACTCGGCGGGCAGCATCATCCGCAGCTCGATGTGCTCGGGGCTGATCTCCTTCAGGCGGATCCGCTCGGCCTGCAGCCTGATGTGCGCGTCCAGGCTCTCGGAGGTGAGGGTGAAGACGTCCAACTGCACGACGCGCTGAGCGAAGGACCGGGAGATGAAGGACCCGAGTGCGGCACGAAGCCGTGGTGTCGCCTGTGGCTGCGTCGTGGAGTGGATCGGCGGCTTCACCACACGTGACCCGCTGCCCTGACGGGACTCGATCCAGCCCTCGCTCTTCAGCTCCCGCAGAACCCGCTGCACGGTGTCGCGCGAGACGTCGAACTCCTCGGCGAGTTCCCGCTGCGGGGGCAGCAGCGAGCCCAACGGGTACCTTCCATCGGCCATGCGGGCACGCAACGTCTCCAGCAGGGCGAACCCCCTGCCACCGCCATCGCCACGTTCCACGTTCACATCGCGACCGTACCGCTCCCGGAGGGCCGACAAACCACCCCCAGTCACATTGGCAGTCCAATTGGAACGATTGCCGCCTTCCACCTCGATGTCAGTTAAGGGATCAAGCAGTCAGGGCACAACCAATTCAAGGCAAGCAGTCCAATTGGGCCGGTTGTTGATCGGTCCACCGGAGACGGGCAGGGGTGGGGTCCCATGGTGTTGATCCAACTGGTCGGAGCCGCGGTGATGTTCAGCATGGAGCAGCTCCTCAAATCGCAGTACGGAGTCCTGGGGCTGCTGTTCCTGACCCTGTTCGGCATCGGTGTCAAAGCTCGCAACACCACGTGCCTGTTCGCCGGCACCGTGGTCCTGCTGCTGCTCATGGCTCAGGCCTGACCGCGCAGCACCCGCAGCACGGGCTCCAGTGAGCTCACCACGACCTGGGCTCCCGCGTCCCTGAGCTGCTTCTCCTTGCGGTCGTTACGCGCATAGCCGAGGAACGGCACCCTGGCCCGCTCCGCGGCGACCAGGTCCGTGGGGGCATCGCCGATCATCAGAGCGGCGGACGGCGGGGCTCCCAGGGCGCTCAGAGCCCGATTCAGACAGTGAGGGTCCGGCTTCAGCAGATCGAGTTCGCCCGTGCGGCCGTAGACATGATGAGCGAAGCACTCGGTCAACCCTCGGCCGGCGAGGTAATCGGTCACGGTGCGTGGGGAGTTGTTGCTGGCCACGGCGAGTCGGCTGCCCATCGCGGACCAGGTGCGTATGAGCGGATCGGCGTACGCGGTGGGCATCGCGGAGGTGACCGCCTTGAGCTCCTGCCGGGTGAGGCGCTCCTCCAACTCGATCACCAGGTCGCTGTGCGGATGCCTCCTGTTGACGGCGTACAGCACGACCATGGGGTCCGGATGAACCCGCTCCTCTTCGGTGAGCAGGCCACGCAGCCCCTGCCGTTCCAGCCACGCGACCAGATCCCCGGCCACCCGCTCCGCCGAATGGCCGGCGAACAGACGGCAGACGGGGCCGTCGAAATCGAAGAGAACGTAACGAACAGGGGTGATCAGTTCTCGCAGGATCTCTGTCTCTACTGTCACCGGTTCAGTCTGCGCTGTATCAGGAGTCACTAGGAGAGTGTCAGGTCCGTCGTGATGGTTTCCCAGAGGGCGTTGAACCACAGTTGGGACTGCTCCACGAACGCGGCGTCACGCGGCCCGGTGCCCTTCTCGAAGGAGAAGAGGAGGGACTGGCTGCCGAAGGCGTCGTACATCTCCAGGGTTTCGCCCTCCATCTCCTCCTCTCGCTTCATGAGCATGTAGTAGGCGATCAGGGCTTCCTGGCCGTTGAGCAGGTAGAGCTTCACCGGTGGGGTGAAGGGCAGCGCGCGGAAGGTCACTCGGACGTCGAGCTGGTGGGAGGTGCGCAGGGCCTGGAGGTTGTGGCGGAGGACGCGGATCTGGGCGTTGCGCTGGTCGAGCCAGCGCCTGTGGACGGGGTCCTCCTCGTCGGCCTCGCCCCGGCCCTCCACCGGGACCGGGAACGCCAGGTTGATTTTTCGGGAGGGGAGGAGGATGCGTACGTCGATGGACTCGGGGCGGATCGTTCCCTCATGGATGCGGCGGACCGGTTCACCGAGGGCCAGCATCAGGGTCTCGGCGGTGAGGCAGGCGGCGTCGACGCGGACGTGCGGTGCGGAGAACGCCTCGGCCAGGCGGGGAGCGAGGCCCACCATCGTCGGCTGCGGCTCGTCGTCGCGCGTGGTGTGAGTGGCCTCGGCGACCCTGGGCGGGCTGCCCTTGCTCACGTTGCTCAGCAGCCCGTCGTCCCGCAGGGCCCGCAGGGCCTGACGGACCGTGCCGCGCTCCACGCCGAACTCCTCCGCCAGTTCGGCCTGGGTGGGCAGGCGCTCGCCCGCCCTGAGGTCGCCGCTGCGGATGCGATCCCGCAGGGTGTCGGCGATCTCCTGGGACGAGAGCTTTCTGCTGCCGTTCACTGCCACGTTCTCCTGGGTCACGACCAAACGCTACAACTCTCACCCATCTTTGGGGAGTTCACGAGAAGATGGTTATGAGGATCAACCAATTGGGAACCATCTAATCAGAGTTGGTTACCAACTTGGTTGAGTTGGTGAGAGTTCTCCCTCACCTCCGGCCCCCGGTCGCCCCAGCCCCTCGGAGGAGGTACCACCATGCCTGCTGCCATCGCCCTCATCTCCGCCCTCGTCGTCGTCGCCTTCCAGCGATTCGTCGAGTGGCGCTTCGGCACGATGGGAATCGTCGGCCTGCTGTTCCTCACGATCGGCCTGAAGGCGAACAACCACACGTGCAGCTCCATAGGCGCGGTCATCCTCGCGCTGATGTTCGCCGGGCCGGCCATGTGAAGGACGGTGCCGCGCCCGCCCCTGTGGCGGTCATCAGCTCGTGAGCAGCAGGTCCGAGCTGATGGTCCCCCAGAGCGCGTTGAACCAGAGGCGGGACTGTGCGACGAATGTCGTGTCCCGCGGGGCGGCGGTCCCGCCCTGTTCGAAGGCGAAGAGCATGGACTGGGTGCCCTCGGCGTCGTACATCTCCAGCTGTTCGCTGTCCACTTCGGCCTCCTTCCGCTGGACCGTGTAGTACGCGAAGAGCGCCTCCTGGCCGTTCAGGAGGTACAGCTTCACGGGCGGCGTGAAGGGCAGCGCACGGAAGGAGACATGGACGTCTATGCCGTGCGTGGACCGTAACGCCAGCAGGTTGTGCCGCAGGACCTGGCCCTGGGCGTTGCGCTGGACGAGCCAGCGGCGCTGCAGCCGGCCGTCGACCGAGGCGTCGACCGGGGCCGGGAAGGCGAGCGGGATGTCGCGGCTGGGCAGCATCACCCGGACGTCGACCCTGGCTGGTTTTGTGCGCCCCGCGTGAATCTCGCGCAACGACTCACCCACGGCGAGCGTGAGGGACACGGACGTCAGACAGAGGGCGTCGATCTCCACGTGCGGGGCCCCGAACGCGGCGGATATGCGCGGGGCAAGCTCCACCATCGTGGGCCGCGGCACCGCTCCCGGCCCGCCGAACCCGGCCGCGCCCACAGCTGGGGCGACAGTCGCCGGGCTGCCCTTGGAAACGTTGGTGAGCAGGTGCTCCGACTGCAGGATGCGCAAGGCCTGCCGTACGGCCCCACGCTCGACGCCGAACTCGTCTGCCAGCTTCGCCTGTGTGGGCATGCGCTGCCCCGGTCGCAGCTCGCCGGACCTGATCCGGCCGCGCAACACGTCGGCCACCTCGTGATGTGACCTCTGGGGCCGCTGTGACGACTTCCGTCCATCGACGGCCGTGCGTTCCCGCTCCACGAACAAACACTACAACTTCGCGCCATCTTTGGGCAGTTCGAGGGAAGGTGGTTATGAGACGACTCCAAGCGGAGATAAGTAAGGTGGAGTTGGTCGCCAACTTTCACAACATGGTCAAACATTCCGATGGTTGGTGACACTGGCAACTGCCACACAGACCGACCGATCGACCTCCCTTCCGGAGGGGAGCCGGGAGTTCGACCGGTCCGCACAGCCACAACTGAATGGTTCAGCCACAACTGAATGCGCAGCCACAACCACAACTGAATAGCTACGGACAGCCGCACACACCAAGGAAAGGTCCCAGTAGAAGTCTCAGAAGAGGTCCGGGCACCACGGGCGCCTGGACGTCCGCAGCAGGGCGTCGGCCATGGAGGCGGCGCCCTTCCGCTGTTCCCGGACCCGGCCGAGCGCGGCGAGTCGTACGGCCGACTCGTCGCCCAGCCACAGCGCCGCCAGGTCCGCGGCCTCCAGGACGAGATCGCCGTCCTCGCGCGTCGGCACGCAACTCGCCCCGTCCGGG from Streptomyces sp. DSM 40750 includes these protein-coding regions:
- a CDS encoding DinB family protein, with the translated sequence MTSAASDAKADLRFYLKSARDALLWKLEGLSEYDARRPLTPTGTNLLGLVKHVAGVELGYLGDTFGRPSGDSLPWLESDAEPNADMWATADESREYVVGLYRRAWAHADATLDALALDTVGRVPWWPAGRDEVTLHHAVTRVIADTHRHAGHADILRELIDGAVGMNEGNTSVPSSDPAWWEDYRDRLERAAKEADRKA
- a CDS encoding nitroreductase/quinone reductase family protein, producing the protein MPNPFNQQVIEEFRANHGNVGGYFEGARLILLTTTGARTGTRHTTPLGYLPDGDGTILVIASAGGSPKHPDWYRNITADPRVTVESGAFTYEAEAVVLDGEERDRAFARAVESEPGWAEYQAKTDRTIPVVALREVPVAGPPNINAGSMGEAIKVVHDAFRRELALIKKELIASNGKAGLGAQLRVNCLTFCQGLHNHHTGEDVGLFPFLADRHPELTPALTRLHEEHERIAALAEELRRVVTTDNADPVAVLPEVERLIAELEAHLTYEEEQLIPTLDAVTVPTKS
- a CDS encoding HelD family protein produces the protein MTSPERDPALLDPALLDPALLDQDPLDPDLLHSALADERTYHDTCRAALAAMVEGAGEQVVVGEDVSASGADAEVLGYRLRSHAKEMRELPEGPLFFGRLDFAAHRTGDGDADAGHTDADHADADHAGQSYHIGRLRISEHPAAPPLVVDWRAPVSRAFYQASPRDPRGVAVRRRFGWAPGSRGDSADLTGLEDERLGHGAPRDQGSAPPGSLLTAEIERPRLGPMRDIAATIQPEQDDLVRADLTTSVCVQGAPGTGKTAVGLHRAAYLLYTHPQRIRRGGLLILGPNRAFLSYISEVLPALGETGVRQSTVTEEIARHPVTAQDDERAAVVKHDARMAEVLRRALYAGVTAEYADSLVVPDGSYRWRVSGEELRRIVADVRAEEPPYDIGRERVRARVVRLVQTQVERRAGPPPNAWLYRLSRSRPVGAYVDAVWPRVRPEEVVARLLGDPEALAAAAEGLLDAAEQKALSWAKPPRTWRSARWSAADLVLLDEVAGLLEHPDGYGHVVVDEAQDLSPMECRVIGRRSAFGSVTVLGDLAQGTTPWAASDWPRLLAHLGKPDAHVVPLTTGFRVPQAVVGLANGLLGRLGVDVPAARSLRRDGELRIRRVDGVQAGGEGVAVETVAAVRDALTGEGSIGVIAADGPDVARLRKALGEAGVATAGPGELGARVAVLGAGEAKGLEYDHVVVVEPAAIVAAEGRGLHRLYVVLTRAVSRLDVVHARALPW
- a CDS encoding TetR/AcrR family transcriptional regulator, translated to MSESGLRERKKRRMYETVSEIAVRLFVEKGFDAVSVAEVAAAAEISKPTLFRYFPAKEDLVLYRIADHEDETARVVAGRAEGESVVGAVRAHFLAGLARRDPVTGLNDHPDVLAFHRLVYGTPSLVARLYGHLERAEEALAEVLGGGLDARVAAGQIVAVRRVLAEENWRRVERGDALEEVERDAVAAAERVFGRLEEALPLGAAGRKGGRTPPRESR
- a CDS encoding phosphotransferase family protein, giving the protein MAYARTEGESSRGHHNLNYVVRPSEEIASRLPALAGHDRVTVRRRIRHALPVVIRTWQDEAEILRAIRGVLPHVPQCLVRHGDMTVLSYVQGVPLSTICRSGKPLEPHLISALAGLLADMTQVKRKDLPPLPQSWPRTNRDSRAFLRTLALATEEQIRQPNWRRFGGLFASLGIPEDAMVRFAERVPAMVSRPFSLLHTDLHRDNVIFSYHGDPPLICVDWELATYGDPVHDLATHLVRMAYPREQWVEVMDAWREAMEQRRSKAVNGVERDLRHYVAFEQAQSVYPDVMRAVTSLGGHLDQRDFDAATQAVHRALLVAEEPLRLKNVPDLRAIERILVSWYVSNGKQHIGDRRVQSIPWRADKRVPLHPKFPAWAVRDALFSEGAASADHVFKGTAHLSTAVQVRGIPFPVMVRRKVGSANPRERRFLNEHAVLIAIEKSGVKVQAPRVLALGDSHSSLSDRFTIHTYEGPEGEIRHPDHPEEGLLPHEADDLVDQLCELTQVDCEELGSDTLGHDFWQGLRDELLRMVDELPKETLALARELGLPGNIRRLGELLDRHMVTPRRSVLLHGDLNPWNLVRRNGGTGLTLIDWEMAMVGDPLYDLVRHIHLTPTLPEIRDRLFTRWSRTLPEDCTKGWRDDWRVYRWIETVRSAYVDLDRLVTGDSLDAPNVRRAVDTYAMTLASATASLGLGVKPTNPYLAQALPRLDDGTGRTGRAADG